The nucleotide window CTGCGGCGTCGGGGGCTGCTGCGGCGAAGGCACGGCCTCGGTGCCGCGGTCCTCGTCGGCCGCCGGCTCGGACTGCTGCTGGAGCGGGCGCGGGATCGACGGCCGCTCGGGCGGCGACGACGGCGCCCCGATGGCCGGGACCTCCTTGCGGGCCACGGCTTCCGCGGCGGCGACGGCTTCGGCGACCTTCGGGTCGCTCTTGGTCTCGAACCAGTCGGCGACCTCGTCGTCCTCGAGGTCGGGCTTGGCCGGGACGTCGTCCTCCTTCGGCGGCTCGTACCGGAACACGCCGTCGTCGCCCGGGGCGCCGAGGGCGCGCGCGAAGCCTTCGAGGGCCTTGCCGTAGTCGCTGGGGATCATCCAGACCTTGTTCGCGTCGCCCTGCGCCATCTGCGGCAGCGTCTGCAGGTACTGGTAGGCCAGCACCTCCGGGGTCGGGCGGCCGGCCTTGATCGCGGCGAACACCTTCTCGATCGCCTTCGCCTGGCCTTGGGCCTGCAGGTAGCGCGCGGCCCGCTCACCCTGGGCACGCAGGATGCGGGACTGCCGCTCGGCCTCGGCGGCGAGGATGGTCGCCTGCCGGGCACCTTCGGCGGCGAGGATCTGGCTCTGCTTCTGGCCTTCCGCGGTCTTGATCGCGGACTCCCGCTGGCCTTCGGCGGTGAGGATCATGGCGCGCTTCTCGCGGTCGGCGCGCATCTGCTTCTCCATCGAGTCCTGGATGGAGGGCGGCGGGTCGATCGCCTTCAGCTCGACGCGGGCGACGCGGATGCCCCAGCGGCCGGTGGCCTCGTCGAGCACGCCGCGCAGCTGGCTGTTGATGGAGTCGCGGGAGGTCAGGGTCTGCTCGAGGCTCATGCCACCGACCACGTTGCGCAGCGTGGTGGTGGTCAGCTGCTCGACACCGACGATGTAGTTGGAGATCTCGTACACCGCGGCGCGCGAGTCGGTGACCTGGAAGTACACGACGGTGTCGATCGAGACCGTCAGGTTGTCCTCGGTGATCACCGGCTGCGGCGGGAACGAGACGACCTGCTCGCGCAGGTCGATCCGGGCGCGCACCTTGTCCAGGAACGGCACGAGGATGTTGAGGCCGGGCGAGGCGACCGTGCGGAACCGGCCGAGCCGCTCGATCACGGCGGACTGCGCCTGCGGCACCACCATGACCGCCTTGGCTATCGTGATGATCACGAGCAAGGCCAAGGCTATGACCAGGCCGATCACAAATCCGGTCAAGAGAATTTCCCCTTACCTAGTACCATTCTTGCGCGGTTGACGGCGTTCCGGGCGCGGCGGGCGGGCTCACCGCGAGCTGCAGTTCCTTCGTGGTGACGCCCCAGCGGCCGGTCGTGTCGTGCAGCACCGTCCACACTGTACGGTGCAGGTCGCCGGGCGCGGTGACGGCGCGCTCGGCGGTGGTCAGGCCGGCTTCCTGCCGCAGCGCGGTGCGGGTCAGCTGTTCGATCGCGAGCGCCGGGCCGGCGATTTCGTAGGTGGCCAGGCGCGGGTCGGTGACGGCGAAGACGACCTCGAAGCCGATGAGGACCTCGTGCCCGTCGCCGGCTTCGACCGGGCGGGGCGGGGCCGAGAGGATCTGGTCACCGAGGTCGAACCGGGCGCGGACCCGGTCGGCGAACGGGAGCACGAAGTGGCGGCCGGGGCCGAGCACGGCGCGGAACCGCCCGCCGCGTTCGATCACCGCGGCGTGGCCCGCGCCGACGGTGACGAGGCCGAGGCTCACGGCTCGGCCGACACGACGGCGGTGGCGCCGGAGATCTCGACGACCGTGACCTGGGTGCCGGGGGCGATGGGCGGCAGGTGCTCCCCCATGCTGCGGGCCGACCAGACGTCGCCGCCCAGCTTCACCTGCCCCGCCTCGGCGTCCACTGTGGACAGGACGACGGCGCGGGCGCCGATCAGCGCTTCGATGCCCGTGTGGTGGACCGGCCCGGCCAGGAAGCGCCGCTTGAGCGCCGGGCGGACCAGCAGGAGCATGCCGACGGAGGCGACGGCGAAC belongs to Amycolatopsis tolypomycina and includes:
- a CDS encoding SPFH domain-containing protein; the protein is MSLGLVTVGAGHAAVIERGGRFRAVLGPGRHFVLPFADRVRARFDLGDQILSAPPRPVEAGDGHEVLIGFEVVFAVTDPRLATYEIAGPALAIEQLTRTALRQEAGLTTAERAVTAPGDLHRTVWTVLHDTTGRWGVTTKELQLAVSPPAAPGTPSTAQEWY
- a CDS encoding SPFH domain-containing protein, giving the protein MVVPQAQSAVIERLGRFRTVASPGLNILVPFLDKVRARIDLREQVVSFPPQPVITEDNLTVSIDTVVYFQVTDSRAAVYEISNYIVGVEQLTTTTLRNVVGGMSLEQTLTSRDSINSQLRGVLDEATGRWGIRVARVELKAIDPPPSIQDSMEKQMRADREKRAMILTAEGQRESAIKTAEGQKQSQILAAEGARQATILAAEAERQSRILRAQGERAARYLQAQGQAKAIEKVFAAIKAGRPTPEVLAYQYLQTLPQMAQGDANKVWMIPSDYGKALEGFARALGAPGDDGVFRYEPPKEDDVPAKPDLEDDEVADWFETKSDPKVAEAVAAAEAVARKEVPAIGAPSSPPERPSIPRPLQQQSEPAADEDRGTEAVPSPQQPPTPQSGQPALPQPQAPAGPPPGGQYPQGQPPQAPPPGQFGGPQQQNPGSGPFPQQPPFGGPRR
- a CDS encoding NfeD family protein; the protein is MSWALVWLIVGIALIIAEVVSGDFVLIMLGVAALFGAGAEVLTGNLVIDVAVFAVASVGMLLLVRPALKRRFLAGPVHHTGIEALIGARAVVLSTVDAEAGQVKLGGDVWSARSMGEHLPPIAPGTQVTVVEISGATAVVSAEP